One window from the genome of Rhodopirellula halodulae encodes:
- a CDS encoding MlaE family ABC transporter permease: MSEQQSTTESVLRVRTSKPDVPIDTPMRRWIMQWGTAVVGGVTSVGDLAVFTWQMLVWMFTRMPRRDTVLINFYQVGVLSLPVVALTGSFIGMVLAVQSYYQFHAIGLETHLGVVINTSLVRELGPVLAATMLAGRVGGAMAAVLGTMRVTEQIDALTTMGADPIHYLVVPRFMACLFLIPALTIVADFMGIVGGYFYSVIILGIDRAAYLHHSREGVVAFDLFNGIFKSVFFGGVIAIISCYRGFNCQPGAEGVGKAATEAFVYSFVMILAIDLFLNIVLDWVYFSFYPEGTSLF, from the coding sequence ATGTCGGAGCAGCAGTCCACGACCGAGTCCGTGTTGCGTGTGAGGACGTCCAAGCCGGACGTGCCAATCGACACGCCTATGCGGCGTTGGATTATGCAGTGGGGAACGGCCGTTGTCGGCGGAGTGACCTCCGTCGGTGATTTGGCGGTGTTCACCTGGCAGATGCTGGTGTGGATGTTCACTCGCATGCCTCGTCGTGACACCGTGCTCATTAACTTTTACCAAGTCGGTGTGTTGAGTTTGCCGGTGGTTGCGTTGACCGGATCCTTCATCGGAATGGTGTTGGCCGTGCAGAGCTACTACCAATTTCATGCGATTGGTTTGGAAACGCATCTCGGGGTGGTCATCAACACGTCGTTGGTCCGTGAACTCGGACCGGTGCTGGCGGCAACCATGTTGGCGGGACGAGTCGGCGGAGCGATGGCGGCCGTCTTGGGCACCATGCGCGTCACGGAACAAATCGACGCACTGACCACGATGGGAGCGGACCCGATCCATTATTTGGTCGTGCCGCGATTCATGGCGTGTTTGTTCTTGATCCCCGCTTTGACGATCGTGGCGGACTTCATGGGCATCGTCGGCGGCTACTTTTACAGCGTGATCATTCTAGGAATCGACCGAGCCGCTTACTTGCACCATTCGCGAGAAGGTGTGGTGGCATTCGATTTGTTCAATGGGATTTTTAAAAGTGTTTTCTTCGGTGGTGTGATTGCCATCATCAGTTGCTACCGCGGATTCAATTGTCAGCCCGGAGCGGAGGGCGTTGGAAAAGCTGCGACGGAAGCGTTCGTGTATTCGTTCGTGATGATCCTTGCGATCGACCTGTTCCTGAACATCGTTTTGGACTGGGTGTATTTCAGTTTCTACCCTGAAGGCACGAGTCTGTTTTAG
- a CDS encoding response regulator produces the protein MSNATVSSLDEVHILLVEDNEIDVMAFERGLKKNSIANPMTVAENGMEALQVLRGEHPTKSVGSHRMVFLDLNMPIMNGVEFLEEVRRDPELSSTLVFVLTTSDHEMDLVAAYKKNVAGYILKSRVGEACKNLHDLMRTYWQIVVIP, from the coding sequence ATGTCAAATGCCACGGTTTCGAGCCTGGATGAGGTCCACATCCTGTTGGTGGAGGACAACGAAATCGATGTGATGGCATTTGAACGCGGATTGAAGAAAAACAGCATCGCCAACCCGATGACCGTGGCGGAAAACGGAATGGAAGCTCTTCAGGTCCTGCGTGGCGAGCATCCCACCAAGTCGGTGGGCAGCCATCGAATGGTTTTCTTGGACCTCAACATGCCCATCATGAACGGGGTGGAGTTCCTGGAAGAGGTGCGCCGGGATCCGGAGTTGAGCTCCACCTTGGTATTCGTGCTCACCACTTCGGACCACGAAATGGATCTCGTCGCGGCGTACAAAAAGAACGTCGCTGGATACATTCTTAAGTCTCGCGTCGGCGAGGCGTGCAAGAACCTGCACGACCTGATGCGAACTTATTGGCAGATCGTCGTGATTCCGTGA
- the rplT gene encoding 50S ribosomal protein L20 has translation MRTTKGAARRQSKKRLFKRAKGFRGGRGNLTRTVKETLLRSGAFAFRDRRVRKREFRKLWIIRINAAVKQHGLRYSEFIHGLNKAGIQLDRKSLSEMAIHDAAGFKQVCDKVKETLAA, from the coding sequence ATGCGTACGACCAAAGGTGCCGCACGTCGGCAATCCAAAAAACGTCTTTTCAAACGAGCCAAAGGTTTTCGCGGTGGCCGCGGGAATCTGACGCGTACCGTCAAAGAAACCCTGCTCCGTTCGGGCGCGTTCGCATTTCGTGACCGTCGCGTCCGCAAACGTGAATTCCGCAAGCTGTGGATTATTCGGATCAACGCCGCCGTGAAGCAACATGGTTTGCGTTACAGCGAGTTCATCCACGGATTGAACAAAGCTGGAATCCAGCTCGATCGCAAATCGTTGTCGGAAATGGCGATCCATGACGCCGCCGGCTTCAAGCAAGTTTGCGACAAGGTCAAAGAGACTCTGGCAGCCTAG
- a CDS encoding FeoA family protein: protein MISNGPVLPPKMGQPDQVQTRCQSDFNTLAHCHRTDASADQACGQPIRLTPQIVANWQVVLLHNSKPKNYSKRKRESFSSTGDKLIAELALDRCESACAEIIRLDLPENCAARLKALGLFEGQCVQLSRRGNPLILKAAGSRIAVAGEIAQQIIVRATDG from the coding sequence ATGATTTCAAACGGGCCCGTTTTACCCCCAAAAATGGGCCAGCCCGACCAAGTCCAAACACGCTGCCAGTCCGATTTCAACACGCTAGCGCACTGCCACCGGACTGATGCGTCTGCTGACCAAGCATGTGGGCAACCGATCCGTTTAACGCCGCAAATTGTTGCAAATTGGCAAGTTGTCCTACTACACAACTCGAAACCGAAAAACTACAGTAAACGCAAACGAGAATCGTTCTCATCTACAGGTGACAAGTTGATAGCCGAACTCGCTCTGGATCGTTGTGAATCTGCATGTGCGGAAATCATCCGCTTGGATTTGCCGGAGAACTGCGCTGCACGACTGAAAGCTCTCGGCTTGTTCGAAGGGCAATGCGTGCAGCTATCGCGTCGTGGCAATCCGTTGATCCTAAAAGCGGCCGGAAGTCGAATTGCTGTGGCTGGTGAGATTGCACAGCAAATCATTGTCCGGGCGACCGACGGATGA
- a CDS encoding outer membrane protein assembly factor BamB family protein, with the protein MKQPHTCPTTPTGVNFANSFFKKVAGLAAVILISGSPVFADQAPPASSPQNDGHKVLLHGKTGLVVVQPDGSISWQMDWGGIHDLHLLPNGNILTRKGRTAVVEIDPDTKQVVWSYNSAKQGGNTGKRVEIHAFDLLPNGNVMIAESGAGRIIEVDRSGTIQHEIQLRIDHPDPHSDTRLVRRLESGNYLVAHERDGKAREYDRSGKVVWEYTVPMFGKEAAGGHGPEAFGNRLFAAIRLKNGNTLIASGNGHSVLEVTPEKQIVWQIHQHDLPGIQLAWVTTLQVLSNGNYVIGNCHAGPGQPILIEIEPASKKVVWQLDRFDDFGNNVSNSLVIDEAKFDWLQ; encoded by the coding sequence ATGAAACAGCCACACACCTGCCCAACCACCCCCACCGGCGTGAACTTCGCGAACTCGTTCTTCAAGAAGGTCGCTGGGCTCGCCGCCGTCATCCTGATCAGCGGTTCACCTGTCTTCGCGGACCAAGCGCCACCGGCTTCTTCACCCCAGAATGACGGACACAAAGTCCTGCTGCACGGCAAAACGGGATTGGTCGTGGTCCAGCCGGACGGTTCCATCAGTTGGCAAATGGACTGGGGTGGAATCCATGATCTGCACCTGTTGCCCAACGGCAACATTCTCACGCGGAAAGGACGAACCGCGGTGGTGGAAATCGATCCAGATACCAAACAGGTGGTCTGGAGCTACAACAGCGCAAAACAAGGCGGCAACACAGGGAAGCGAGTTGAGATCCACGCGTTTGATTTGCTGCCCAACGGTAACGTGATGATTGCGGAATCCGGTGCCGGCCGAATCATCGAGGTCGACCGATCAGGAACCATTCAACATGAGATCCAACTCAGGATCGATCACCCAGATCCGCACTCGGACACTCGATTGGTGCGTCGCTTAGAATCTGGCAACTACTTGGTCGCACACGAAAGAGACGGCAAGGCAAGGGAATACGATCGCTCGGGAAAAGTCGTGTGGGAGTACACGGTACCGATGTTCGGCAAAGAAGCCGCTGGTGGTCACGGCCCGGAAGCCTTTGGAAATCGCCTGTTCGCAGCCATTCGATTGAAGAACGGAAACACCCTGATCGCGTCGGGCAACGGTCACAGTGTTTTGGAAGTCACCCCAGAGAAGCAAATCGTTTGGCAAATTCACCAACATGACTTGCCGGGCATCCAGCTTGCTTGGGTGACCACACTACAAGTGCTAAGCAACGGGAACTACGTCATTGGAAATTGCCACGCCGGCCCGGGACAACCAATCTTGATTGAGATCGAGCCCGCCAGCAAAAAAGTGGTTTGGCAACTCGATCGTTTCGACGACTTTGGAAACAACGTCTCCAACTCACTGGTCATCGACGAGGCGAAGTTCGATTGGCTGCAATGA
- a CDS encoding glycosyltransferase family 4 protein, giving the protein MFVITSMPVGGAETLLVNLMRRFDPEQVVPEVVCLKEPGPLGEEISEEFPVHSHLIGGKYDIAVLPRLAWLFRQREADAVITVGAGDKMFWGRLAAKIAGVPVIASALHSTGWPDGVGRLNRLLTRITDAFIGVAESHGEFLRTFEKFPAEKVYVIRNGVDCDRFHPAAECRISPSVREELGLPNDVPLIGLVAALRSEKNHTMLVQAARRLRDQHPDLHTLIVGEGPERETIEPLIAELGLSDRVHLLGNRSDTPRLLAAMDVFTLCSLNEASPVSILEALACETPVVSTDVGSISETVIPGRTGELVPSQDLDSFVAAIDALLRDPQKRSSMGSQGRELVQSTGSLGSMVTGYQELVQGIFTQKSQRQSRHFARTTDRSFADRKPASGLKGASRATAT; this is encoded by the coding sequence TTGTTCGTGATCACCAGCATGCCTGTTGGCGGCGCGGAAACTCTGCTCGTCAACTTGATGCGTCGATTCGATCCGGAGCAAGTGGTTCCGGAGGTCGTTTGCTTGAAAGAACCCGGACCGCTCGGCGAAGAGATCTCAGAAGAGTTCCCGGTGCACAGTCACCTGATTGGCGGCAAATACGACATCGCAGTTCTACCGCGACTGGCCTGGCTGTTCCGCCAACGAGAAGCCGACGCGGTCATCACGGTGGGCGCCGGCGACAAAATGTTTTGGGGCAGATTGGCCGCGAAGATAGCTGGCGTTCCGGTCATCGCATCCGCACTGCACTCGACCGGTTGGCCAGATGGTGTTGGACGGTTGAATCGTTTGCTGACCCGGATCACCGACGCGTTCATCGGCGTCGCGGAATCACACGGTGAATTTCTGCGAACGTTCGAGAAATTCCCAGCCGAGAAAGTTTACGTGATTCGCAATGGCGTGGACTGCGATCGGTTTCACCCCGCTGCAGAATGTCGAATCTCGCCTTCGGTAAGAGAAGAACTCGGGTTGCCAAACGACGTCCCGCTGATCGGTTTGGTGGCGGCGTTGCGTAGCGAGAAAAATCACACGATGCTCGTTCAAGCCGCCCGGCGTCTTCGCGATCAACATCCGGATCTTCACACGCTGATCGTCGGTGAGGGCCCGGAGCGAGAAACCATCGAACCACTCATCGCGGAATTGGGACTTTCGGACCGAGTCCACTTGCTCGGCAATCGCAGCGACACACCTCGCCTGCTGGCAGCCATGGACGTCTTCACGCTTTGCTCGTTAAACGAGGCTTCTCCGGTTTCGATTCTAGAAGCCCTCGCCTGCGAGACACCGGTGGTTTCGACCGACGTCGGCTCGATCTCGGAAACCGTGATCCCTGGGCGAACCGGCGAACTGGTTCCCAGCCAAGACCTCGATTCATTCGTGGCCGCCATTGATGCGTTGTTGCGGGATCCTCAGAAACGTTCCTCGATGGGATCCCAAGGTCGCGAATTGGTACAGTCCACAGGCTCGTTGGGTTCGATGGTCACGGGTTACCAAGAACTGGTCCAAGGAATATTCACCCAGAAATCACAACGTCAGTCACGACATTTCGCTCGAACCACCGACCGTTCGTTCGCTGATCGAAAACCAGCATCCGGGCTGAAGGGTGCTTCGAGGGCAACCGCGACCTGA
- a CDS encoding polysaccharide deacetylase family protein: MSVLFYHRVADSIPNPWTISNREFERQVDYCREHFELISLEEVQHRLESGHSPRPTATFTFDDGYAENCAFALPLLIRHRIPCTYFVTTANVRTGEPFEHDVRRNAPLPINTVEQLRAAADAGIEMGLHTANHVDFNQVRSIDHLQREIVDAKADLESMLDRPVRYLAVPFGMPEQMRPAVLQTARDCGLIGICSAYGAYNLIGDDSFHIRRFHGDPEFNRFRNWLTFDNRKNIRRPDLPTSDILDDSDDETPEVTYEECLST, translated from the coding sequence ATGTCGGTGCTGTTCTATCATCGCGTGGCGGACTCCATTCCAAACCCATGGACGATCAGCAACCGAGAATTCGAGCGCCAAGTCGACTACTGCCGCGAACACTTTGAGTTGATCTCACTGGAAGAAGTTCAACATCGTTTGGAGTCAGGCCACTCACCTCGACCAACGGCGACTTTCACGTTCGACGACGGCTACGCCGAGAACTGCGCATTCGCGTTGCCACTGTTGATTCGCCACCGAATCCCTTGCACGTACTTCGTCACCACGGCGAACGTCCGAACCGGCGAACCATTTGAACACGACGTACGACGCAACGCGCCACTGCCCATCAATACGGTCGAGCAACTGCGCGCTGCTGCGGACGCGGGGATCGAAATGGGTTTGCACACCGCCAATCACGTCGACTTCAACCAAGTTCGATCGATCGATCATCTGCAACGCGAAATCGTGGACGCCAAAGCCGATCTCGAGTCCATGCTGGATCGTCCCGTTCGCTACTTGGCGGTTCCGTTTGGCATGCCCGAACAAATGCGTCCTGCCGTGCTGCAGACCGCTCGCGACTGCGGACTGATTGGAATCTGCAGTGCCTACGGAGCCTACAACTTGATCGGCGATGACAGCTTTCATATCCGGCGTTTTCACGGCGACCCCGAATTCAATCGTTTCCGCAATTGGTTGACGTTCGACAACCGCAAAAACATCCGTCGGCCCGATTTGCCTACCAGTGACATTCTGGACGATTCGGACGATGAAACACCTGAAGTCACTTACGAAGAATGCCTGTCCACATGA
- a CDS encoding ABC transporter ATP-binding protein codes for MNESQQPTDPFEQDSFEPDRFESDHLEDDATQSVSSEAASQVDEHDDASTVATEQQPLVEVRNLTVSFEGQTILKDIDCEIQRGQTVAVIGESGCGKTVFMKSIVALVQPTVGRVLFDGVDLASLTPAELAVTRRRFGFVFQHAALFDSMNIFDNVAFPIRQNEEDTDEEEVNDRVRQHLAEVGLPEEVIYKRPAELSGGMQKRVGLARALVLRPELIVYDEPTTGLDPIMSDVINELILHTRRLYPVTSIVVTHDMHTARKVADRVMMFYPRRRLNSDQSQILFDAPPSQLEHAEDRRVRQFVRGEAGDRIREMNQGMA; via the coding sequence GTGAACGAGTCACAACAACCAACCGATCCGTTCGAACAGGATTCGTTCGAGCCCGATCGTTTCGAAAGTGATCACCTCGAAGATGATGCCACGCAGTCGGTTTCGTCCGAGGCTGCATCGCAGGTTGACGAGCATGACGATGCGTCGACCGTCGCGACGGAACAGCAGCCTTTGGTCGAGGTCCGAAACTTAACGGTGTCGTTTGAAGGGCAGACCATCCTGAAGGACATTGACTGCGAGATTCAACGCGGGCAAACCGTCGCAGTGATCGGCGAGAGCGGTTGCGGCAAGACGGTTTTCATGAAGTCCATTGTGGCGCTTGTGCAGCCGACCGTGGGCCGAGTGCTTTTCGACGGTGTGGATCTGGCATCGCTGACTCCGGCCGAGCTGGCCGTGACTCGAAGACGATTCGGGTTTGTGTTTCAGCATGCGGCTCTCTTTGACAGCATGAACATCTTTGACAACGTCGCGTTTCCCATTCGGCAAAACGAAGAGGACACGGACGAAGAGGAAGTCAACGACCGAGTGCGACAACACTTGGCCGAAGTCGGTTTGCCTGAAGAAGTGATCTACAAGCGTCCGGCGGAATTATCCGGCGGGATGCAGAAACGTGTGGGATTGGCACGAGCATTGGTTTTACGGCCGGAGTTGATCGTTTACGACGAACCAACAACCGGGTTGGATCCCATCATGAGTGATGTGATCAACGAGTTGATTTTGCACACGCGTCGGCTGTATCCCGTGACCAGCATTGTGGTCACTCACGACATGCATACCGCGCGGAAGGTGGCGGACCGAGTGATGATGTTCTATCCGCGACGCCGACTGAATTCGGATCAGTCACAAATTCTTTTTGATGCACCTCCGAGCCAACTGGAGCACGCGGAGGATCGACGCGTCCGTCAATTTGTCCGCGGCGAAGCTGGTGATCGCATTCGCGAAATGAATCAGGGGATGGCTTGA
- the rpmI gene encoding 50S ribosomal protein L35, translated as MGTKIKTHKGTKKRFRLTATGKAMHRQSGTSHLAKGLSKKRRRNLRGTTAVAECMEPTIHAALNGNSY; from the coding sequence ATGGGAACCAAAATCAAAACGCACAAGGGAACCAAGAAACGGTTCCGCCTGACCGCCACCGGCAAGGCTATGCACCGTCAAAGCGGTACCAGCCACCTGGCCAAAGGTTTGTCCAAGAAGCGTCGTCGTAATCTGCGTGGAACCACCGCAGTGGCTGAGTGCATGGAACCTACCATTCACGCAGCTCTCAACGGCAACAGCTACTGA
- a CDS encoding MlaD family protein, with translation MDDSRLRFGVGVLVIAAIGIAVILTFLFGAFPAILNSEYTLLVYFQSADGINVNAPVFRDGVKVGRVDAIQLKEEGGVILALSMDESIKMTHEYIPQIGIGSLITGDSKLEFRKADQRELAKLYDNNKDLIDQPYTDEELFQHGKKLEDPFTLIFGMEDELVSTFQSVRGAGDAIQDIGSDIKGLVRDVRGVIGIAPSSGRGTPSVPMGGFPQSMAPAPKWARPVAFAQHVSSQHGSPEGVIQTVAMQQAVPQQGFTQPPGFTPQLGTPVPGQPGFQTPPTITQLAADASQAVKEFGFLVRDVRSIIGDPQIQRNVGETVDRLPGVLDEVKVTLEDARQTFETFRDVGGQFEQVGVVAEDALAQTASELQSTLKSVRSTAKSFEGTAQNIEAFTEPLGERGDELIEAVLVSLANVDNALIQLDTFGRTLNGSEGTVRRLLEDEELYYQVQRTVQNIEAASARLRPILDDVRVFSDKIARDPRQLGVRGAITSRPNGMGFK, from the coding sequence ATGGATGACAGCAGACTTCGTTTTGGTGTGGGCGTGTTGGTCATTGCGGCCATTGGGATCGCCGTGATTCTGACATTTTTGTTCGGCGCCTTTCCCGCGATTTTGAACAGCGAGTACACGCTACTGGTCTATTTTCAATCGGCGGACGGGATCAACGTCAACGCACCCGTCTTTCGCGACGGCGTGAAAGTTGGGCGGGTCGATGCAATTCAGCTGAAGGAAGAAGGTGGCGTCATCTTGGCGTTGTCGATGGACGAGAGCATCAAGATGACCCACGAATACATCCCTCAAATTGGGATCGGTTCATTGATCACCGGAGATTCAAAATTAGAGTTTCGAAAAGCTGATCAGCGTGAACTGGCAAAGCTGTACGACAACAACAAAGATCTGATTGATCAGCCTTACACCGACGAAGAGTTGTTCCAGCACGGAAAGAAGCTCGAAGATCCGTTCACGCTGATCTTTGGGATGGAAGATGAATTGGTTTCCACCTTCCAAAGCGTTCGCGGAGCGGGCGATGCCATCCAAGACATCGGCAGCGACATCAAGGGCTTGGTCCGAGACGTTCGGGGCGTGATTGGGATTGCCCCGAGCAGCGGCCGTGGAACTCCAAGTGTTCCCATGGGTGGCTTTCCACAATCGATGGCACCCGCACCGAAGTGGGCTCGCCCCGTCGCATTTGCTCAGCACGTGTCCTCGCAACATGGCAGCCCCGAAGGTGTGATTCAAACGGTCGCGATGCAGCAAGCCGTTCCACAACAGGGATTCACACAGCCGCCTGGTTTTACACCTCAACTTGGGACGCCGGTGCCAGGGCAACCTGGCTTCCAAACACCACCCACTATCACTCAGTTGGCAGCCGATGCGTCGCAAGCGGTCAAGGAATTTGGTTTCCTGGTGCGTGACGTGCGATCCATCATTGGTGACCCACAGATTCAAAGAAACGTTGGCGAGACGGTCGATCGGTTGCCGGGCGTTTTGGATGAGGTGAAAGTCACGTTGGAGGATGCTCGCCAGACGTTTGAGACTTTTCGAGACGTTGGTGGGCAGTTCGAGCAAGTCGGCGTCGTTGCGGAAGACGCGTTGGCTCAAACCGCAAGCGAACTTCAGTCAACTCTCAAGAGTGTGCGTAGTACGGCCAAGAGCTTCGAAGGGACCGCACAGAACATCGAGGCGTTCACCGAGCCATTGGGTGAACGGGGAGATGAGTTGATCGAAGCTGTGTTGGTGAGCTTGGCCAATGTGGACAACGCGTTGATCCAGCTCGACACGTTTGGAAGGACGCTCAACGGCAGCGAGGGAACCGTGCGACGGTTGCTGGAAGACGAAGAGTTGTACTACCAGGTTCAACGCACGGTTCAAAACATCGAGGCCGCGTCGGCGCGATTGCGACCGATCCTGGACGACGTTCGTGTGTTCTCGGACAAGATTGCTCGGGACCCACGTCAGCTCGGCGTTCGCGGTGCGATCACCAGCCGACCCAACGGAATGGGATTCAAGTGA
- the feoB gene encoding ferrous iron transporter B: MSISSTADTDETNDAKDLPACQARVVAMVGNPNVGKTSLFNRLTNLLAKTSNFAGTTVDRRTGSADLDEGQTCTLVDLPGMYSLTASSPEEQVARSFITGESESPPEAVLVVVDATNLQRSLAVAREAIQCGRPTLVAVNMVELARKSGTTVDLEVLQNKLGCPVVGVSARTGEGVTELKAQLRDLLQPRKLVVLGAEAAAGSVDCDACGTCPFADGHRWASTLASESTGSRFVASEEWTDRVDKLTTHRFLGPIVFAAVMIAAFASVFYLAAYPMDWLDASFGWLIETVGGLLPAGDFNSLVTDGILAGIGGVVIFLPQICILFFMLAILEDSGYLSRAVVVIDQWMRRVGLPGQAFVPLLAAHACAIPAIMSTKVISNRRDRLAAIMVIPLMTCSARLPVYTMVAALLFPSSPWLAALLFASAYALGMLAAFVVAWMLKRSILPGEAAPLILDLPPYRTPSLSNAIRHAYERGWMFLRDAGTVILVISIVIWVLSTYPKLSDETFTEQIQTAGLSAETLDEAELENRRSLAAQEYAVIGRMGKFVQPVFEPLGFDWKISVGVMTSFAAREVVVSTLSILYGLGPEPEDESSLHDRLLSATDASGNPVFTTATCVSLLVFFVLAMQCLPTQAVTKKETGSWGWAIFQFGYMTVLAYVAALIAYQAVSRIT; encoded by the coding sequence ATGAGCATCTCGTCCACTGCGGATACTGACGAAACAAACGACGCCAAAGACCTTCCCGCCTGCCAAGCTCGCGTCGTCGCGATGGTTGGCAACCCAAACGTTGGCAAAACGTCTCTCTTCAATCGCCTGACCAACCTTCTCGCAAAGACATCCAACTTCGCAGGAACGACGGTGGACCGCCGCACAGGGTCCGCCGATCTGGATGAAGGTCAAACCTGTACCCTGGTGGATTTACCGGGGATGTACTCGCTGACCGCGTCGTCGCCTGAGGAACAGGTCGCACGATCGTTCATCACCGGCGAATCGGAATCCCCACCCGAAGCTGTGTTGGTGGTGGTCGATGCCACGAATCTCCAACGAAGCTTGGCGGTTGCTCGCGAAGCCATTCAGTGCGGGCGGCCAACCTTGGTCGCGGTCAACATGGTGGAACTGGCGCGCAAAAGCGGCACGACGGTCGACTTGGAAGTGCTGCAAAACAAATTGGGTTGCCCCGTGGTGGGTGTGTCCGCACGCACCGGCGAAGGCGTCACCGAACTGAAAGCTCAACTGCGCGACCTGTTGCAACCTCGGAAGCTGGTGGTGCTCGGTGCTGAAGCCGCCGCTGGATCCGTCGACTGCGATGCTTGTGGAACCTGTCCGTTTGCCGACGGGCACCGCTGGGCCTCGACCTTGGCCAGCGAGAGCACCGGTTCTCGGTTTGTGGCGTCCGAGGAATGGACCGACCGCGTGGACAAACTCACCACGCATCGCTTCCTCGGACCAATCGTTTTTGCCGCCGTCATGATCGCCGCATTTGCGTCGGTCTTTTACTTGGCGGCCTATCCCATGGATTGGCTGGACGCGAGCTTTGGGTGGCTGATCGAAACCGTTGGCGGGCTGTTACCAGCAGGCGACTTCAACAGTTTGGTCACGGATGGGATCCTCGCGGGCATTGGCGGCGTGGTGATCTTCTTGCCACAAATCTGCATTCTGTTCTTCATGCTGGCCATCCTGGAAGATTCGGGCTATCTCTCACGCGCCGTGGTGGTGATTGACCAATGGATGCGCCGAGTGGGATTGCCCGGCCAGGCTTTCGTGCCTTTGCTCGCGGCTCACGCTTGTGCCATCCCCGCGATCATGTCGACCAAAGTGATCTCGAACCGACGGGACCGATTGGCGGCAATCATGGTCATTCCGTTGATGACCTGTTCAGCTCGTCTGCCGGTCTACACCATGGTCGCGGCATTGCTGTTCCCCTCCAGCCCCTGGCTGGCCGCGTTGCTGTTTGCTTCCGCCTATGCGCTCGGCATGCTCGCGGCTTTTGTCGTCGCTTGGATGTTGAAACGATCGATTCTGCCCGGTGAAGCGGCCCCATTGATCTTGGACTTGCCTCCTTACCGCACGCCGTCCTTGAGCAATGCGATTCGGCACGCTTACGAACGCGGCTGGATGTTTTTGAGAGACGCTGGCACGGTCATTTTGGTGATCAGCATTGTGATTTGGGTCTTGTCGACTTACCCAAAACTTTCCGACGAGACCTTTACCGAACAGATCCAAACCGCTGGCCTGTCCGCTGAAACTCTTGATGAAGCGGAATTAGAAAACCGGCGTTCGCTGGCGGCACAAGAGTACGCCGTGATCGGACGAATGGGAAAATTCGTCCAGCCCGTTTTCGAGCCTCTCGGGTTCGATTGGAAGATCAGCGTGGGCGTAATGACCAGCTTCGCGGCTCGTGAAGTCGTTGTTTCGACATTGAGCATTCTGTACGGACTCGGCCCCGAACCAGAGGACGAATCGTCGCTGCACGATCGTTTGTTGTCGGCCACGGACGCCAGCGGCAACCCGGTGTTCACGACAGCAACGTGTGTGAGCTTGCTGGTGTTCTTTGTTCTGGCGATGCAGTGCTTGCCCACTCAAGCGGTGACCAAGAAAGAAACCGGATCGTGGGGCTGGGCGATTTTCCAGTTCGGCTACATGACGGTGCTCGCCTACGTCGCCGCGTTGATTGCCTACCAAGCCGTTTCGCGGATCACTTGA
- a CDS encoding lysophospholipid acyltransferase family protein, translated as MTLTSHIIVLLAKMFSGFTVRWVDCQPDTCQRIYFANHTSHLDAVVLWSALPHEIRMLTRPVAAKDYWTGSWFKEHIARSFNALLIDRKEIKVHKSPIDIMIRQMGDLYSLIVFPEGSRSAGEEMSDFKSGLYYLGKKRPDLELVPVYIENVNRILPRGEVLPVPLLSCITIGAPIFLETGEPKADFLRRARQAVLQLKEV; from the coding sequence ATGACATTGACCAGCCATATCATCGTTTTGCTCGCGAAAATGTTCAGTGGCTTCACCGTGCGATGGGTGGATTGCCAACCGGACACTTGCCAACGGATCTATTTCGCCAATCACACCAGCCACCTCGACGCGGTGGTTCTGTGGTCAGCACTTCCCCATGAAATCAGGATGCTGACTCGTCCCGTGGCCGCCAAGGATTACTGGACGGGAAGCTGGTTCAAAGAACACATTGCCCGCAGTTTCAATGCACTGCTGATTGACCGCAAAGAAATCAAAGTCCACAAGAGCCCGATCGACATCATGATCCGGCAAATGGGCGACCTTTACTCGCTGATCGTCTTTCCCGAAGGCAGCCGATCTGCGGGCGAAGAAATGAGCGATTTCAAAAGCGGGCTGTATTACTTGGGAAAAAAGCGCCCCGATTTGGAACTTGTTCCCGTCTATATCGAAAACGTCAACCGTATCCTGCCGCGAGGCGAGGTATTGCCGGTGCCATTGCTATCCTGCATCACGATTGGTGCCCCGATCTTTCTCGAGACCGGTGAACCCAAAGCTGACTTTTTGCGCCGCGCTCGCCAAGCGGTGCTGCAACTCAAGGAAGTCTGA